In Gossypium hirsutum isolate 1008001.06 chromosome D01, Gossypium_hirsutum_v2.1, whole genome shotgun sequence, the genomic window CAGAAACAGCACAAGATGAGGAAGATAATGGAAATGGAATAGCTTTTATTTGGAAAGTGGTAATGATGGGGTATGGATGTGGAATGGTATTAGGAATTAGCATGGCATATATTGTATTCACGACAGGAAGACCATGGTGGCTTGTAAGAATGATTGAGAGAGACTTGCGAAACAAAGTTTCCACCTGGTTTGGGAAGAAAAGAAAGTAGTCCTGCAAATCCGTCTTTACAtgtattgggaattatccatatttatggaaaatcaaagatatgggtatcaaataatagaaagtcaaagatatgggtatcaaatattggaaagtcaaagatatgggtatcaaatattggaaagtcaaagatatgggtatcgagatattggcataataaaatctgagatatttgcaatatatagtccctaattgtaaagtgactttgcaagttgatccctgaacctcaactataaataggcataaccatatctcattctgtatctcaaacttgccattctctacttaaggcattgttttctctctctctctttgtaaattctcacttgtattttggagtgaaatatatttggtagtgcccgaggacataggcaaaatttgctgaacctcgttaaattcttgtgttctttattgtattattctgcatgaattgtgtgtgtgattgtagtgatttattgtgctattaaattacgattgagggatattctggctaggaaagacctggtacttaagcgatccttgcgatccacctctctttcctgggaattgaacttagtgtgattttttagtacaataattttactcttttacacgcttccgcacaacaattggtatcagagctagattcgtacttggggaatacgatcgttcacggcactgttcacgtactgtagttgggattgaggagaaaaaaatggaaaagtcatcgtcaaagactactgtgaccaatgcgaaatttgaagtagagaaatttgatggtaccaataattttggtatgtggcaatgtgagatcctggatgtcttatgtcagcaagagctggatatagcccttgaagaaaaacctgacaagatggatgacaaggagtgggccaagatcaatagacaggcatgtggaacaattcgcctatgtttggccaaagagcagaagtactctgtcatgagggagacatcagcgaagaagttgtgggatacagtggaagaaaagtttctaacaaaaagtcttaaaaataggctttatatgaaaaagaaactttatcgattcacgtatgcacccggtatgtcgatgaatgaccatgtgaactcattcaataaaattttagcagacttgctaaatttggatgagaaatttgaagatgaagacaaggcattattgttgttgaattcccttcctgatgaatatgatcatcttaccaccacattacttcatgggaaggacacgatcacatttgatgcagtctgtagtgcgttgtatagatctgagactcgaaagaaagataaaagagatcacagagatacaaccgcagaagtcttaacagtaagaggtcgttcacacagcagcaaatctggtagaaggggaaagtccaaagggagacccgccaaagatgaatgtgccttttgccgtgaaaaagggcattggaaaaagaattgtcctaagctacaaaagggcaaggctatttctaatgcatgtgtagcggagcatgatgaggagtcagactttagcttggttggcatggcaatggcatgtcaaacggatgagtggattttggattcaggatgtacttaccatatgtgtcctaataaggactggttttctagtcttaaagagctagaaggtggaattgttcttatgggaaatgatagtgcttgtaagacaatgggagtgggtacagtccaattgaagaatcacgacggctcaatccaagtcttgacagatgtttgctacgtacctagcctgaagaaaaatctcatctcattaggtaccctagaatctaaagggctcacaatcactttgagagatggattactaaaagtagtagctgggcaactgacggtgatgaaaggcacaagaagaaataacttgtattttttaaatggaagtacagttattggatcaacatcaacagtttctacaaaagatgtagattcagaggctaccaaattatggcatatgcgattgggacatgctggtgaaaaagctttgcagacattggtgaTGAAAAAGCGATTGGGacttgcaaaatggaattctgtaaacattgtgttctgggcaagcagaagagggtaaaatttggtccagcaattcacaatacgaaaggaattctggactacgttcacagtgatgtgtggggacctaccaaagtagcttctttgggaggtatgcactattttgttacttttgttgatgattattcaagaaaagtatgggtgt contains:
- the LOC107917203 gene encoding receptor-like protein 9DC3 — its product is MTFLQVLRFSNNNFVGPIPHGKQFDTFENDSYQGNLGLCGFPLSKECSNDKISETAQDEEDNGNGIAFIWKVVMMGYGCGMVLGISMAYIVFTTGRPWWLVRMIERDLRNKVSTWFGKKRK